Genomic segment of Drosophila ananassae strain 14024-0371.13 chromosome 2L, ASM1763931v2, whole genome shotgun sequence:
GGTGTACGAGTCGCAGGCAGCCAGCCCATCTGTGCGCTCGATTTTCAATATCGCTTCTTGTCCCTGCTGCAGAGCGATTATTTATTGTGCTTGATTGGTTTTCAAGTGATCATAAAGTAAGTGATCGTTGCCCGGCCAATTGTGGCGCTGTCCGTTGGCATTGAGATGGCCTGACTCTGGCGTTAATATGTAGATTTGGAGGCGTAGATTTATGACCAGCGGGATCCTGCAATGGAGAGTTCTCTACTCCTCCCGGTTCCGTGGTGGGCGGACGGTGTAATGAATCGGGGATGGCTTCATATTCGTCTCACCCCGCATTCCTCGGGTCATTCCAGGCACATCCTGGTCGAACTCCCACAAATGGCCTCCaacatttaacatttaattgaCATTGATGATTGCCGCATCGGACAACGATGAGAACACGTTCACCGCTCCAGGTAGCCGTCAGGTTAGTGGTCTGTGTGCCTGGCATACCAAAGTCAAGTGGCCGGACCAcggaattattaattttcatatCGGAGCAGAGCTATTCGCATGTGTCAGCTGTGCTCGCCATCAACCAGGAGACATGAAGAAGACGTACGAAATAAATTCTGTGGCACTTGCAGACAGCCAGCAGACAAGGCCATGGGTGTTCACAGCGGTGGGTATATTGCTAGTACAAGACTAGTCTGTAAAACTTACAAATTAAATCTAATAAATGTGAGAAATCTAATAGAATCAGATTCgtgttacaaaaataaaaagtattcaCTTTACAATATAAATTAAAGGTCAAAAGACCAAGTTTCCTTTACACTTGTACTATTTCAAGATGATTGTCTTCGCTGGGGGAGCTGTTGCGTTTGTAGACGCAatcattcaaactttttctaTGGGTCTCAAAATGTTAAATGTCTAAAATCAACGCCAAGTCTTTGGGCATTCAGCTGGCTTTGTTTTCCGCTCAGGTTGGCTTTCTTCGAGCTGTTTTGTGCCTCAGCTGTTTTCGCTTCTTTAAATGAACGTTATTAAGGAGATGCTTATCGCCGAGTGATTTATTCATTAAAGAAACATTTATTAGCCAGAAACAAGCTGGCTAGAAGAGTGTGTGAACGTGTGTGTGGTTATGTGCGTGCCAACCACACACCCCAAGCTCGAATTCACATTTATATACCTTTGCATTTGTCCATATGGCTTGGCCCGCTTTTGGACGCCTCGTTTGTGCGgcattaaaatgcaaaagcGTGTTTGTTCCTGGAAAACTGCAAACCCCTCCGCTCCTCACATTTTCTTTATCAGAATTGCGGGTGTGGACTTCGCCGCCAGCTGCTGAGGCGTGCGGCTTTGTTTTATGAACTTGCATATTTCTACAATTTTCTTCTCCATGTGTATTTGTGAGTGCGTGCGTTTTAATCACTTAATTAGAGAGCCACTTAATTGACTCGAACCTATGGCGAATTATTCAAACCATCGATGTGCGATGTGCGAGTGTTGCAGGAAATGGGTTTCTGGTGGCCAAGTTCGTGTCTTAAGTCTTTTGTTCCGCGGTGCCGGGAAAGTCAAATAAGAAAGGGGTGTTAGAAGGTTGgtttttattaagtttttaACTTAACTTAAATAGGCATTaatgaatattaaatatttaataaaaatttaaatctcAAAATTTGATAGATATTTATCTTggaaaaagtaaaatttttttcagttttttcttcagtttattttttttcttagaCGTTTAGCCATTGTGGAGCCATTGATTAGCCCCATTGCCTTTCCTCTGCAAACCTGTTGATGAGCCAAACCTGATGGCATTGCCCGATTTCCCCAGTTATGATTACATGTCTCCAGTTGCCATTTAGCGAGGGACACACCCCTGCGCTATTTGATTTCAATGGGATACAGCAATCACACACTGCACACATTTCAATTAGCATTTGGCTAAACATAACGTAAACATTCTTGGCCGCTTCGCTGATGTTGACCATTTCCAGTCAATGAAGCCAATAAAATGGCACAAACTGCGTTGCAATCGCCGCTGGAGATAGTAACATAAATACTTGTTAGCCGCCATAGAAAACCAGTTGGTTAATCACTCTGTCCCGAGACCCACTCCTATTATAGCCTCATCAAACTGAAAAACTTGGCTCGGTGGCTTCTTCTACGTTTCTGTGTCATAAGGAAGCGTCTAAATGATTCATAATTTATGCCTTGGGTCTAGTCGTTGCCTGATTCCAGTGCTATTGCTATTCCTGTGCctattcccattcccatttccatttctattCGTATTCCCAATCCCATTCAATTCTTTCGttacttaattttttcaaCTTAACGCTTTAGCTTGTGCCTGTTGGCCAGGCTAACTCCTTCTTGGGCTTCCCCTTCCTTCTGACCCCACGTAATTGTAATGCATTTTGGAATTGCAGTGAGCCGAAAAGATGTATCTTTTAgaagatatttttttgtgtagaGCCTTTCATTTCCAGTAGAACTCTTGATTTTTTCTCAGTATAAAGTGCGTGGCGGTTGTGGCTGTCGTTTGTCTGCCTCGTTGATAGTTGAAAAAATTACTTACAAATTACATGCGTAGCTTATGCCCCCGTGCCGCCTTCAGCTTGTTGGCTTAATGTGCTTTCTGCGCTGGGCGCTGGTCGGAAAAGTGCAAGAATATAGAGGTTGGGGCAGACTGCCGGGTATTAGTGTTGTGTGTCTCGTGGCCGTCTCTTAAATTACGTTTTCTAATTGAATTCTGAGCACTGCAGAGGCAGGTGACACACCGTCGAGGTCGTTGGCAATACCCTATCACCGGAATACACTTATCTGCATACACGTGTGTGTAGATAGACCTGGAAAACTTCATCATCTATTTCTCAGAAGTTGGCTCTGGTTAATTTCCCATCGTTAATATTGCACAAGTGTCGAGAAGTGCTGGGCTCATTTGCATATAAATATTGTTGTAATTACGCCTGGTAAATAATGCaattttgccatttttataGGCCATGCCagtgttaaattaaaattattataattataataacccAAAAGGGGGCGAATCGTTGAAGGGCTTAGTGGAATTTCGCATGGCTTAAAATGCAGCACGAAACATGGCCATAAAGTGTAGCTGCGTTTAGCTTAAACAAGTCGACAATTTAAAAAGCCAATTTGCGCATAATACGCTGAACGTGAGCAAAAACCTAAAACAGAATTCAACTGCACACACAACACACTCGCAGAATAAAATGCCAAGGCAGGTAGCGTGTTGTGCAAATTTCTACGCAAATGACCATTAATGCAAATGTTGTTTGCTCATTAAAGAAACATTGCCCGCCCACCCATATGACCCAAATTCGATAGCCATTCGAATGGTAGGTTTTCTTCTTTCCTTGCACTTCAATTGACCTCACAACTCGAAGTGGCTATAAGGAGCCTTGTATAAGTTATCTCTATGAAACTTCCAcccaaaatatagcaaaattttataataaatatgaaaataatattgGAAAAATCGAccaatgaatatttttatttttggcttatttaaaaatgattttatgtTACATTGTTGCATGTGAAGACTTCTGCATTCTGTTATATAAATACCTTGAAATACAACCGGTAGTCCTTTTAGAAATGCCAAAAAGAAACTTGATTGATTCATAAATTTACCGATAATCTACTGATCGTAAATCGatttcgatattttttttattttagtccTATGTCAGCAAACAATGTGTAATTGTGAGTTTTTTAAGATGattgaaaattatgaaaatcaAATACTTATATAATAATATGAAAAAATGCTTTTAACGAGTTCTTAAGAAAGTAGAAATCAACTCACCCtccaaatttataatttttacaaaacatAATCACGTTTTAGGAACGACATTACCCAACACCAAAAGCTACTTACTCATCTAACACTTTCCAACACTAACCGATATCTAAGATATTGATCGTTCTTCTTCTTTCGGCGAATATTGGCGACGGCGTTGGTGAATTTTCTGCATAAATTAAAGCTATACTCtcaccaaaaaataaaacgatTACCAACAATGAGTCCTCGCAAAATGGCAAAGCCACTATTTGTGGTTGGAGATTTTGTCTTCGCCAAACTTCGTGGATATCGTGCCTGGCCAGCACGCGTCCTGCAACGCTTCTCCAATGGAAACTGTAACGTGTTTTTCTATGGAACTTGCAACTACGCCAGGGTTCCACGCCGCCAAATCTGCGATTTCGAGAGCAACCTGGACCGACTGGGCACATTGCGAGCTAGGAGTGCGGGCAGTAACGCCTCCTTTCGGGGTGCCATGTGTCACGCCCGGAACGCGTTTTCCAACCCGTCGAAAGATTTTGGATTTTATCAGCTCCTGGCCGTCTTGAACGGCGACTGTGTGAACGCCGAGGACTTGCCCATGGAATACGAGGTGGTCACTGAGGCGGCAGCCATTGCTGGTAAAGGAGACACGGTGAAAACCAGTGATTTGCCCATCGAGTACGCCGGTGACCTGGCAGCCATTGTGGATACAGGAGATGTGGAATCGAAACGCCAAAGTGTGGAGGCCGATGCCTTGCCTATCGAGTGCGAGTTGGAGAATGATCCGGTTGACATTTTTGGTACGGAAGACACAGAACCGGATTCGGTATCCATTGCAGAGGAGCTTCAATCCCAATCGGTAGGGGTTTCtagtaaaataaaactaataaatataCACACTATGAAGTTTTTATAATTCTCCAGGATTCCGATAAGCCTTCGGATGAAATCAATAAGAATCCAGATTCCGCTGAGGAAGACTCAAATAATGGTGACTATAATTTGGACTTCGATGAGATCAAGGAAGAGTTGCTTAGGAACTTGTACACGTagagtttttggaaaaaatgttAAGTTTAATGACTACTacattgataacgaattattagATGTATATTAGGTTTCTTAGAAGCGTAAGGAAAAAGTTCgacatttaaatattcaattattaTATTCActaacatatatatttaataaaattaagatatattaaaaatagagTATCTTAATTGttgcaaaataattaaaatttattcgGAAATCGTTCTTGGAAAAGATAGCATAAGTGTTTCTATTTCAGGATGCTATTTGACTTGGTTGAAACCGAAACGAATTTCAGGATTTGACGGCCCATTAAGGTGGCTGAGGCATGCCGGCAACCATAATGGTCTCTGCGTGATGTTCCACTGCTGACCTCCACACATCATCCATCCTGGGCGCTAATCGAAGCTCGTCTTGGGGGCACGTTTCCGCATTAAATGCTGCACCATCAGCACCAAAATCCAACATGCCGGCCACCACCAGGATGAGTCTCCCCAGGGGCAGTTGCTGGATAGTTTAGCTAAATGCCGTCGTAAAAGAACGTCGGCCGTTAAACCAACAAGCCGGGAAGCCGAGAAGAGTCAACAACCAAGATTTCCCACCCTACTTTCGGCAGATTTAATTGGACAatgcaacagcagcatcaATGGAAAGGAGGAGCATTTGGTGGCTGCTGTACTGGAGAGTGCTGGCCTGGGATGCGGATGCTTCGATTAACAAATTATCGCCACCGCAGCAAATTAATCGCTACAGCCGCCTGGCATCTGTAAAGGCCAAGTATCCGTATCTGGGTTAACAAGAGGGACGACCGATGACCGCAAATCAGATTCACTAAGCCGGCAATGAGATTTTCCGACCGCATCAATTTGTTTTAATGCCGGGAATTCTTTTTGCAATCCTCCAGCAGATTGTAGCAGCTGCCAAAGCGAACGCAAGGATCTGGATCTCAGGTTGGAAATGTACTGGACAAAACTGGAGAAATGTAAGttttttctaaatattttattgttcTTCTTGCTCAAGAGACCTTGTCTGTTGAATATTGAATCCTTAAGCTTTAATCagtacaataaaatataatattaaagtaACTCTTAATAAATATTCTTCCTTCCTATtaatactatttttttcttagtgTTTTTGGAGATGCTGTTGCAAGACCCGTTGGAGGATCCCAGCATCCTTCGCTCACTCGACAGCTGCCTGCCGGGGGTTTAACCGTTGTCCTGTGTTGTTTTGCGGTCGAGGGCCAGATTGTTAAGGAGTTCTGTGTCCAGAATATCCATAAGGAATATGCACACACCTTACCCTCCCACCCGGCATGACATATCTCATCCTGCCGATCCTTAGCCTGGGCCGTAAAATGTCAAATTAATGTTACAACATGTCCAACAACTTTTGATGGCCTTTGACAATGCTGAGTGGAAATTCCTGCAGGTGACGCAATTTCCCTGTAATTTGTTTGGCCGCACGTACTTGGAGGCCTGACATGGGGCATTGTCAGCTCGTTTGTGCCTGCCCAGCATAAACAAAAACCGATCTACTCCAAACCGATCCGAAAACGCGCCCAGGGACCTGCAGCCCTATTGGAGTGCGGTTAGTCGGTTATTGGCCGGTGGTTGGTAGTtggcttttggcttttggTAGTTGCTCTTGCTGTTTGCTGGCAAGGTGTCAATGTGTGGGCATGTCGCACACGTGTGCTCGAATCGCCTCCTGCCCTGGGGCCATAAATTCACTTAGTTtatttgctgctgctgcttctgtgTCCCCACCAATACCATTGCTACCACTTGGCAGACAATCGGACTCCCAGGCACAAGGGACTGGGGTGGAGACCGGGCCGGGGCTCAGTTCGCCGGAAATTTGTGAaggaaatcaaattaaaatttcgtTAATTTATCAGCAGCACCAAAATCGTGAGTCCGCCGGCCGCCAGGGGGCGCTAATTGGCAGACAGTTCCCGTTTCAGTGTTGCTCGGATAGTTTCTAGCTAGTTgggtttaattttaatttaaaaatagaaaaagatacattttcaattacgaaaatatataagattctagaaattatattaaaaattatatgtttataaaactatataataatattgacaggtaaataataaaaatggtcCACTAAGGTAAGGTTCACatgtaaataaaatgaaaatcaaatatttacttcattataaatttaaaaaatctaaataaaatgaaaatgatatatttaatttagtataACCATAccttaaataatattatggATATGCGTAtgcttattattttaaattacacTTTAAAAGTGGCTTGATCATTTTTATGAATAGAAAACTAGTGCAAAGAGTATCAGCACTACCGTTTTTTAgggtaaaaaataacaaattaatGCCATAAGGAAAGCACATAGAATGGCAGAGGGTTTGCGGGAAATGGAGAGGGGTGGGTGcaaaaattttgcattttatcGAAACGACTTCATCAGCTCGGCCAGGCAGTCTGGTGTGTTTTTGGCCTGCTGGTTCGAATTCGAGGTCCGAAACAAAGGCATTCTAATTAAAATTCCCAAGTGTcagaaattttatttattccttTGGTCGAGTAAGTGCATCAATCAAATTTTTGCACAACcggcaattaatttttttgtgagGAGGAAGAAGGGTGGGTATTTTTTGGCAGCTCCGTTAAAATCAAATTGCCTCATCGTTAACACCCGAAAGTCGATTGGATTCTGAAATTGGGACGGGACTGGAATTGGCTGCTTTGGTTAATCGATGACTGATGGTTGAAACCCAAATCCTCCATTGGCCGGAACGGGAGGGGGATGATGGGTTTATGGACGGGAATCAATAGGAAACGGATTTCGGCTTGGTGACTCCGGGCCATTGAAACCCTAACCTTTTGTTCGAATAGTGTTCACTCTCTATTAAAACGATTATGATAGGCCAATCAACCCCTGTGTTCTATCCACTTCAAAGCCTCCTTCCTCCTTGTTGGGCATTCAGCGAGCACatgttattatttgtttttgatgAAGTGGTTGATTACAGACCGACCCTCCTTGTTCATTTTGGGACAACACCGAACCCCGCCTGTCATAGAAACTCAAATCCCCGAATGGGGTAAAGTCATCAATTTCAAATTCGAATTTATATGGCTCGAGTGGGTCAGCAGGTGAAAATCGAGGTGGGTCGACGCGATGCCTCCCACATGGACGCATAAAAAGCTGATGTCAAACATTTGGTAATACACGGCAAATACGCTCCAAGTAT
This window contains:
- the LOC6501663 gene encoding putative oxidoreductase GLYR1 homolog, translating into MSPRKMAKPLFVVGDFVFAKLRGYRAWPARVLQRFSNGNCNVFFYGTCNYARVPRRQICDFESNLDRLGTLRARSAGSNASFRGAMCHARNAFSNPSKDFGFYQLLAVLNGDCVNAEDLPMEYEVVTEAAAIAGKGDTVKTSDLPIEYAGDLAAIVDTGDVESKRQSVEADALPIECELENDPVDIFGTEDTEPDSVSIAEELQSQSDSDKPSDEINKNPDSAEEDSNNGDYNLDFDEIKEELLRNLYT
- the LOC26513763 gene encoding LOW QUALITY PROTEIN: uncharacterized protein LOC26513763 (The sequence of the model RefSeq protein was modified relative to this genomic sequence to represent the inferred CDS: substituted 1 base at 1 genomic stop codon), which produces MLGRHKRADNAPCQASKYVRPNKLQGNCVTCRNFHSALSKAIKSCWTCCNINLTFYGPGXGSAG